The window GAACCAGCAAGTTCTTCCAGGACTTGGGGAACAGCAAGACAATGATGACAAGACATTACCTGACACAAATAATTCTCAGTCGAGAGCTGAAATTTTCAAGTCAGAGATGGATGCTGAAAATCAAACTCAAGAAAGTAAAGTACTCGAACTTCGAAAGATTTTTGCAATTAAACTGGTACGAGAAGCAATTGAGAAAATTCTACTTCCAGAAGTTGATGACCAGACATCTGATGTGATGTCCATTACAAGCGAAGTTGTTTCTGACGAAGAGCATCCAGACAAGATTCATGATGGAGGTGAAGAACAAAGTATTTCAACTCCCAATGAATTCACTGAACACCATCTCCTGGAGAACGAAAACAAAGAACTGGGGAGCAATAAATCATACGATGCAAAAAAATCAAGTCTAACAGAAGTTACCGTCTCGGTTTCAGAAGATAAAACAAGCAAAAAGTCAGAGAAGAAAGCGCTCAAGGGCTGGAGTAATCTGAGGAAAATAGTCCTTTTAAGGCGGTTTGTCACAGAGCTGGAGAAAGTGAAAAAATTCAATCCTGTGCAACCACGTTATCTTGCTTCAGAGCCTGCATCAGAAGCAGAAAAAATATCTCTGAGACGCCAAATGATGGGTGAAAAGAAAAATGCAGAGGAGTGGATGCTTGATTATGCACTTCGACAAGTGGTTAGTGAATTAGCTCCCACTCAGAAAAGAAAAGTAGCACTGCTTGTTAAAGCCTTTGAAACTGTGGTGCCTCCCCAAGAAGATCAAAACATTCAAGTTGCAACCCCAAAACAGAAAATACCCACAGACCTTAAAGACAAGgaaattaaaagtaatatttatttgaactctgaTCTACAAGGTGGGGCACCTGAGTTTGGTGCTGCAGAATTGGATATCCCTAGAAGTGTAGATGGAAAGACAGGTTCTCTGGTGCAAAGCTCTGCCACAGAAAGGAATGATGAACTAAATCAATCTGACATTGTTGTTCCAACCTTAGATACTGCACACCTGAAGAAACTTACTGCAGACAAAGAAGAGACAATAGGACAATCTAGGCTAGAAGACATAGCACCTCTGGACATTCCACTTCATACAGATACGAGTCCAGCCAGCGTAGCCAACCAAGAAGAAAAAACCCAGTTGTACAAGCAAAACGTCAAAATGTGGCACATGATATATCGGCATGTTGTATCAGGTATTGCTGAGAAAATTGGAACCCAACTACTTGATGTTGATGGAGAAGATGGAGGAGAAGAAATAGGCGAAGGCAACGAGTTGCTAGATGGTGATTCTTCTAGTCCTATGAAAACAGATCAGTATGACACCAAGGAAAATCATGATACAAACCATAAAAACGTTGAATTTAGCAGGAGTGATGCTCTTAAACTTGTACAAGAAGCAGTTGATGAGATCCTTCTCCCTGATATTCAAGATGATTCATCAGATTCAAAATCAATTGCCAGCGACACACTTCCAGACCAGGAACTCATAAATAAACATCAAGGTGATGTTGACGTACCAGGCATCATTAAAATCAATGAAACTGCAGAGGACAGCTTCATAGATGGTGTCAGAAGTTCAGAGGAAAGTGGCGTCTCATTGAATCAAGAGAATGAAGCATCTCCCGCTGGCGATATCAATATCCAGGTTGATGAGAGAGCAGCATCATTTGTAAAAACTAACTTGCTGCAGCAAAAATCCAAGAACTGGAGCAAGCTGAAAAAGTTGATCCTCCTTAAAAGATCTATCAAGGCACTAGAAAATTTCCGTAAGCTAAAACCAAAACCATCCCAACATATGCCCTTGACAAGTGACCCAGAGGAAGAAAAAGTTAATTTGAAGCAGCAAATGACAGATGAGAGAAAAAAGGCTGAACAGTGGATGCTGGATTATGCAGTTCAACATATTGTCACCAAATTAACCCCAGCTCGGAAAAGGAGAGTGGCAATGCTTGTTGAAGCTTTTGAAGCAGTTGTTCCACTTCCAGAAGTTTGATGCAAAAGACGCATCACAAACCTATCAAAGTAATTCAGCATGGTAAGTACTTCTTGCTAACCTTTTCTAAGTTATAAATACTCTGGTTTGCACCAAATAACATGTCCTGTTAGTTATAAATATCCCAATTACACTAAGAGGGCCTTAACTGAAATGATTTAAATTCAGTATTAGGGCATTACTAAAACTAGGGAGGACAAGATGATTTCCCAAATATCCAATACAAGTATTTGCATTACACAATTGCTGGCACTTGATCTTTTTCGAAAAATGAATACGCAGGTCACGACTATTTGTAGAAGTTAATCTCTGGAGAGGATTTCCACAATGATGACTGCTTCAGTTGTTCAGTAGCACCATTATTATCATATCCAAGATCTTAGGGCTTCATGTATTCAAGTTTCagatatatgtaattttttgttcAGGAGTTCAAATCGTAGACCATTGCTAAAATTCATTGGTAAGATATAGGAACATTTATACATTCTTTTAATTAGAGTGTTTTTGTATAGCTACTTCAAGGACAACAGTGTTACCTGTCCCTATCATATGGAGTGCGAGTTTGTATGTGTATAGACATTTTATTTAatgtaatgaattttttttgtaagtacCAGTAAGTGTAACTGCTTGACTGAAGATTATTTTCCCTGATCATGACAAAGATACCAATATATAAAACTTGCAGGAAATAATTGAAGGTTCTTATTTAGTCATCAGGCTAATGAAAGCTGTAGCGTTTAACAATGacatgaaaaaattatcaactaatTGACACATAGAGTAGAACACATTGTCCAAATAATCAATTTCACGATATCAGAAACAGCAAACTCTATGTTCATATCTTCCTGTACTACCCTAAGGAGTTAAGGTGCTGGAAAGGGCACTATTATCAACACATCGTATAACGAATTCATTTAGCAATCTTACAACCAGATACTAGAATACTACACTGATAACGGATCAACAGAAATTGAGGTGAAATAAGTTGAAGTCACGGCATATAAAGACATTGCATAACAGAGCAAATTGTAGCAAAATAATTACAACAAAAAAACAGGAATATCAGTTATTCAGATGAACTATGTTGAACCCTACACATTATTTACTCAATCGGTGCTTGAATAATTTTGTCTAGAATAAATTCATactaaaataaatcaattatcAATAAAGGGGAATTGGGGAATATATAGCACGTGGTATAAAATGTGAAATAATTCCAGCTCTTGCCTGAGTGAATGAAACAGACCTCAGAAGCACAGTCTTGTAAGTGGTGTGTGTTGTGCGCGGGGATTTTGATGGCTCTACTTCAAACTTCAAATTTACGGGTCGGAAACGGAAAGTGAGTAAGACTGTGTCCAGAAGAAGTCTCAATATTGTATTGGTCAACTTAAAGCAAGAGGCCCGTAGATACATGGGCTTCCAGAACAATCAGCTAATCGTATTACCTAAAACATAGAATTGTACTGATGACATATTTATATTGTTACGGGTTCTAAACTCGAGAAAACTCTCGGCGATCACTTCCCGAAGACAAACGTTATTTTGGTATTCGAGAATTTTGGTAATACTTGCTATTGCAACTCTGTTTTTCAGGTAtctctttgtttttttgtttattacttttattttttgatttattttgagtggaatGCGAAAAGATGTTgactttaatcttgtttgtttgtttaatctttgtgttttgtttggttttgatgTTCATTTCACATACGACGAAGTAACGTGAtcgatagcatagcggtggAGACCGATGGTGGCGGTGACGGCGGTTTTCGGGACAGGATTCGGTTTCAGAAAGAAAAGCGCCAATTgtgcgttaattgtgcctcctaattgagggcgttaattgtgcctcgtaATTGAGGGTGTAAATTGTGTCTCTTTATTGAGGAGCGTAAATTGTGCATTAATTAAgtacattaatattttattattatgccttaattaagagcttaattgtctcaatcatgagttatcatgattgtgggaatattttaatatgatctgTTAAATAGATCGAtttatattcttcttgtttctcttgttttattttcaggattatTGGAAAAAGATCgatttttcttttcggacattaaagttttattatctaattttTCTCGATCATCTTACATGTCcaacggttagataataagctttcacGATGAATTGCCGAtactcgttgagatttattctcatttcaaaaaaaaaaaaaaaaaaacctcctCCGTGTTACCTAGTTAAAATCCATAACGCGTGTTGTCCTGGGTCCGCAAGTCCGCCTCGGCCCATATACGCCCGTTGACTCGCTTTACTTTGACTCCGCACCCAAACGCGGCATTACATTAAAAATGATCATTCCGATAAAAAtcatctataattaaatatcatctGCTTCTAGAAAATAATTGTCGTAAAATAATTGTtgtttttttcaaaagaatttttatatatttttcaaaatctatatttgaattacaatttctaatatttgacaaaaaaaataagaaatttaattttataatgtatAATGTTTCCAAAAATAACGCTTAAGATGGGATGGTATTAGTGTTACCCATGTTATATATTATGGAAAATGTTATATTCCGATcaaccttcttttttttttgccaactcCGATCAACCTTCTAATATCCAAAACAATTTGTAAGAATTTGTATCGAAAGTGTATGTATGATTTGTGCAGATACAGGGGCTGGGAATTGAATATGCTCTGGAACTAAAAATGCTGCTCTGAAAAAAACAATTTTCTATATTATTCATCGTTTGGTTTTTATTAGTTCGATGTCCAGAACTCCAAAAGTACTGTGTACATAGGCATGAGCATGATGCGGTTCGGTTCGATTTTGACTAAAAACCGAACCGGTTCGGTTTTGactaaaaaccgaaccgtaaCCATATTAATTCGGtttctaaaatcaaaaaccaaaaccaaaccatatGTAATTGGTGCGGTTCGATTTTCtaaattcggtttcggttttaaatggtgcggtttcggtttctaaaccaaatatataaaatgtgttttgttatatttatttatttaattttagtaaGATTAGCACTAACATTAATAAACATTAACCCAAGAATATGCATAGGAAGTGACTACCATTACATTTAGTAGATCTGAGCTTAAGAAGCCGCATTGACAATCAAAAAAGTTCTTAGTCATTATACATTATACATTAGTAACACATATGATGCATTATGAGAATTAGCACTCCCTGGTGTCTGGAACTCCTGCCAGACATGCTGTGATGAAATGAAATCTAATTCCTACTATAAAAATCACAGAACACAACATCTTATGTAACTTTGgataatatacaaaattaaatggTTAGTGGCAGATATGCATATAAACAATAGAAGTTCAAGGAATAGATTAGCACCTGAATAGTTATAAAACAGAATGCATAGAATATTGTTACAAAAAatagaattaatatatatatatatatattaaataattaaatatatatatatatatatataattttattcggttcggttcggtttgtattccgttttaaaaaatttaaaaccgaaccgcaacTATATtattggttcggtttttattcggttTGGTTATTAGTTGGTTCGGTTTTTTATGGTGCGGTTTCGTTCagttttttttggttttggttcggGTTTCgttttttggttcggttttgatCATCTGTACATGTAACTGTTATATCGGTATATTAAAATCATGGTGGATGTTACGCAACAATTGCGACATATAATATACTAGTCACTTAGTCACTTCAATTGCTAGTGAAATCTTTGGACTTGGTTAAACTTTAACTCTTCTGTTGTGTTTTGTGTATAGCTGCATAGATAAACCAtcaacaattttataaaaaatagagaTCCTCATCACGAATGGAGCGTTGGATCTTTGATGATTCCTGCACGACTGCATATCCACTCAGCCTCTGTTTCAAAGATAATTGTACCACCAAGTTGTGTACTACTATCTAGTATCTACTATGTGCAAAATTTGACCTATAGTGGGATCTTAACCCTTATAACCTTATTAGATGCCCATTGTTTAATTAAcagcataaaaataaaaatgtgttatgtatatataatagaaGAGAAGTGTATATGATATAAGAGAagtattttataaaactaaagATGAGAGAATGTGTTATTTCTATCTCTTCTCAATACATACAAGTCTCTTTATATAAGACTTGGAATACAAATGAAAAGTCAAGAGTTTTAAGTATTAATGGAGAAAACTAAAAGCCAAAGGTCATGGAAATTCCAAGAGCCAAAAGTCATCCATCACTTTATTtcataacactcccccttggatgaCTTGTATCAACAtcatgcctcgttaaaaccttactaggaaaaacccattgggaaaaaccctagtgaaggaaaaagagtacatgagttgtacaaaacaaaaatatatcatttatgtCTCCCTCTCATCACCATATGACAATTAAAAAGGACATCAGCTAATATCTTGAAGTCTGCGCATCCTCATCCGGTGTACCAAGAAGTGTCTTTGAGAGGAAATCTGTCGGATTCCTTTGATTATCATTCCTTGCACGTGATACTGCCTCGTTAAAAATTTTACCAGGAAAACCCATGGATAAGGGAAAAAGAATGCAGCGTGCATTTGCtcttccttaataaaaattgccTGCAACAATTAAATtcacagaaaaagaaaatctccaCCATAATTTATTCAACTTTTGACCCCCTACTTCTTTATGCCTGCAAAATTAGCTTAAAACTTTATAGAATAGGTTAGTGGAGattgaataaaattatcattttgtaACTTCAGGACTAACACGCCCTTAGAGCGAGCGATCCCTTAACAATGAACACTAACCGAAAGTGGAGACttgctttaaataattattgtcAAAACGTGTATGATAAACCATGTTGTAGTTTACTTAGATACGGTACTTCAGGATCGAAAATTTCTTTCGAGTGTTCACAAAAAGTTAGTGTACTATCGTGTATTTATAATCCTTCTGGGATTCACATatgacaatatatatatatcattcatcCAAGGGTTATTCttctttcaatatatacaccaaaaaacactttatcacataatataacatatagtattttaatcagGTGCAACTCAATTCAATGTTACCTAGAAACACATTCTAGTTTCCATCTGCTCTGGCCAGAGACTTTATGAGTTGTCACCAATATTtgatacataatgatgtatttgtCAAAATAATTTTGGGTTGGACTGCTGGTCCGAATCCCTTTTCCATTTGAGAGGGTATAGTTCTCGAGAGTTTGTTATACTGCTTCTGGCAGTTAAGATCCTTCTAGGATGATTATTGTCAAGTGGGTCGTATAAAACTTAAACTCAACCTTCACATATTGCGTGACTATTTCGCAATTCCACCACAAATACTATTACTCTTCATGACTAATACAATGTCATCATACAATTATCTAAATTTCacattcataatttttatttttgaaacttcATTTCGttttcaaacaaaaaatcattaatGTCCCACTGACTTGACACCTTTAGGTGTATTAACTGCAGTTTCATATATTTCTCTATTTTTAAGAGATAATGATTCGTAGGGCGCACTACTTTCACAACTTCAGGTGTGACAGgactactggtccaaataatttttctttataattgcctcaattatatcttcttctttttttcttggcCAATTTTATCTATATTCTCCAATAGAATTTTCTTCATGATCCTCATTATCATTATTAACCTCAAGTTCAATAAATATCATCGACGTCGATTCGATTTATGGTTCCACTTTATTCTAGACAAGACATGATATATCGAgatctcaatattttttattacttttattttctctaatctttcatgtctataatctcttcCATAGATCCTTCAATATAATCTCTTCTGGAGatccataaaaaatttattgatttcTCAATCTAGCCATCATCAATTATTGGTCCTTTACACCCATTTTTTGTATAAGATATGGAACCAACTTGTCTATCACGCTTCAGGCGTTCTTTAGACATAATAGTAACTTGAGGTTGTCCTTCTGCGACATTAATATCATAGGAGCATATGTAGCCGGTGTTTGTGGCGAAATCACTATTTATGgtcatcaaaatgaattatcttATGAACTTCTGGTTCATATTCTGTATTTCGAGGATGAAGATGAGGCAATGATAattcattcttatatatatCTATGTTCACCGACTATTTATTTCTCCCCCTGATTTTGGGAAAACAAACTCATTaaatcaagtcataacaaatatatattgatgattccaaatacactcatatgtaatatatattcaattgaGGAATCCATCTTACTAACATGGTGGAAAATCTGTGATGACCAAATGATTTGTTTATGATTGGGAGAAACTATGAAAATTGATTTATATGATGTGAATCGATAAATATGTGATACAAAATACTCACCAATTTTTATGGACGAGATAATACTTATTGTGAGATGCACCAACATTATAAACATAATTCTAAATAATAAATCTTGAAAACTTCAGGCTGCAAGTTAATAATAACTTCATATACAATCAAATATCTCATAAAATATCTCACTGTTCAATAGAGGGAGTTTTTTTTATCTCATTTCATATCTTCATATCCCCACAATTATATCTTTGTTGGTGATCAATTTTGCCTTATAagcaaataacatatatatcacTGAAAAGAAGAATTTACAGGTTCTTCAACAAAAGCccatataaaatatcaattgcTATTCACATCATTATCAAATTGAGACGGCTTAGCCAGTCAAACCaaactataaatttataagtaaaCTTCTGGTTTACTTCAAATTATGGTTATCATAAACTAACAGCGAAGCTTTCTCCAAATTACTTATAGTGCAATGAAATAGACTCAATATTTAAAGGCACTTGATATCTCAATTCggtaaattatatcaaatttcattcttcaatcttCTTAGGAGAGTATAATTGCATCAATACTATACATGCTCTTCTAGAGTAAAATGTACCTGAGAgagttaataaaaaaatatacatgttcTTCGAGAGCCTTATATACGCTCTTCCGGAGCTTTATACTTTCTCTTCCCAAGTCTTATATTTAGAATAATTACAATGAGGCATTCTATATAATCCTTtcattaataattcaaatttagtaaACCACATATAGTCACGATATCAACTCATGCATTTAACAACCCAAATATTTCatcaatttcataatattgtaTCTGCGGGACATTTATTCTATAAACATCGCTCAATatcatatttatgaaaaatatgaccAGTATCATttagaaatttaataaaaattaaacacaACGTCATTGAGTGataataaaagaattttattatatagagaCAACTTCTGGCTGTGATCATTTACTATTATTCCAAAAAACAACATCAACCGGGAGTTgtcaattataacaaaattatttaacCTAAGTGGTTAAAAACACTTTTACCAAcgctaattttaaatcaaatataaaggCACATAGTGATAGGCACATATTGATATTGAAACTCTATCAGATACCAATAATATCATATAAAGGTTATAATGCCACTTATTTGGAGCATGTGTATGTAATACACACTCTAATGTGTGAGCAAGACAAATAGATATAAATGAAATAGTGTATGTGCATATAAGTCAtctaatttaaatcataaaacaTGATGTTATGCACTATCGGGGAAAATTAGGACAACCTACTATCTATTGATCACTAGGTAGGACTCTTAGATTGAAGAGTAAGTTATGAGTTAATAATTTGGATTCATTTTGCATCAAATTGATTACAAGTATACAATCCAAACTTGCTTTATATCCTATTTGGCAAACATAAAACAATTAGGAGATCAAAAATATGAATCATCATACTTGAtacattatcaaaaataatctcaaaacatattaatccaatatcataaatcaaataattatcaatttACTCTATGATAAAGTCATAGAATTATGAGAAAGTCAAATCTGATCAGTTTCAAAGAATATCAATTTACTTTATGAATATCATTTTATCTGGAAAAGtataaaacacgaaaaatgtagGATATTCCGAGACCTTTCCAGAATGGTAAGGCTCGTTAAAAACGAACAAGTAACGAATTCAGAAAACAAATATTTCTGGGCTACAGATGCAGAATCAGCTCCTGATTATGatagtattttgatatttaagacATTGAAATCACATAATATGGCAATGGAATGTAAAGACAAAATGTAGATATCGAAAAGAGGTTTTCAGAATGGTATTTCTCATAATATTTGgacaaatattcaatttacaATGAATTTTAGAAGTGACAGCATATCAACTTGAATCATATAATCAGATTACACAAAATGTAGATTTTGACATACTTATAAGCATATTTTAGAAATACACGAAGAAGAGAAATTGTAGATGATCAAAAGACCTTTACAACAAGTATAAGCTCAATAGATTCCGATGGATAATGAATCGGAtatgaaatttacaaaaattagaCACATAATAAGCACATAACAAGCCAATTATAATGTTATCTGGGAAAATGCACACACAAGAAGGGATAGTTAACGGGGGGTTAATAGACTGGTAACAACCTATCATTCTGTAGTTTCCTATTAATGCCAAAAGCAGCAACTGTGTGGTCTCCTTACGTCTATTTGTTATACAATACAACTTCATCTTCATTTCGAATTATCAAAACATCACAAGTTTATCagtaatatgcaactttcaaaGGGCATGATGATTTCATCACCAGCAAAGAggtatcaaaattatatataagacaTGATCACTGAAGATATAACATTGTCACATGAAAATTAttaatcatatcaagaagatacAATTTAATATACTTATATCAAATCAGTGAAAAATAACAAATACATAGAGACACAAGCATATTAAGATTAAGCAATGGAATTACCAATTAactagataaaaattagtttaaaatttccATTTCCAAAATCATGCCATCAATATATGCATGTAGAATATCAaggaattttttcaaaatatctaaaatctttcaattttaatgaaaaCTAAAATGAGAGATGCAAAACTAATGTAACTCAAAAACATTTAGAAAATACTATATAAAAAGAAGAATGATGAAGGTAGACGTACCTTGGAATCTTGTGATTTGACGATTAATTCTATTAAGTTCAAAGATTCCTTACCTCAAGACAAATCTTAGAACATATTATTCATATGAAGCTCAAAATCCAAAGAACAACTCACGTTTTGTTGCGAAATAAGTCATCATCGATTAACCCATCAAAACTTTCAAACCATGATCTTCTTGAAGATGAAAGTACACGAATATATGAACACAACAAAAGAACGAATCGTACAACATACGAACAAAGTGAAAAAGCAaatcgtgctgataacgtgttatgtatatataatagaaGAGAAGTGTATATGATATAAGAGAagtattttataaaactaaagATGAGAGAATGTGTTATTTCTATCTCTTCTCAATACATACAAGTCTCTTTATATAAGACTTGGAATACAAATGAAAAGTCAAGAGTTTTAAGTATTAATGGAGAAAACTAAAAGCCAAAGGTCATGGAAATTCCAAGAGCCAAAAGTCATCCATCACTTTATTTCATAACAAAATGTAAGTATTCACGTCCTCATCCTTTCCCCAAAGGCACTGCGAGTCATATTTAAATGGTATATTGCATAGTTTTCATCTACAACTTAGTATGCATATCAAAAGGCAATTGAGAGTTTAGAGTGTTGTGCAATGTGTACATCATATTAGACAaataagtatcaattttaattgaACAACTCAAACAAATTAAACACCTTCTCTGTTTATCCTTTTGTATTTCTTCCGGTGGATATTGAAGATCAGCTTTGATGGAAAATCATGCATTATATTTCTAATTAAACCCTTCTTCATGTTGTAATATATTTCATTGCGAATTTTTCCTAATATCTTACTATTTCAAACACGTTATCGATTATTCCTACAAATTCAGATGAGTTGGTTATCTAATATGATATTGTTCGTTTCACAAGTCCTCTTGCCtcagttttttaatttaattatatatttgttttttgattatgtttattatcatgttatttGCATGTTCAGTTATAGGATTGAGGagtgtaaaataatttaaaatcatgtaaCACATTTTCATGATATGtgaaatttcatatataaatcgAAAACTTTCACTAATTATTATATCATATGATTGAGAGGgcgtaaaataatataaaattatgtgaGAATCTTGAGTTAACGAGAGTTGAACCTGGATGCCGGAGACAAATAAATCCATCACATGAACTATGCAATCGTGTTTGGTATTCAAGTGATAATTAAACCTCGTAAATGTACTCAAACTTGTATTtctattttgtcaaaaaaaaaaaaaaacttgtatttCTATTCGAAGAATTCGGTATACACCTTCGTCCTAAATATACATGAATAACACGAACAAACAAAAAACGAAACTGTATACGTAGAGCCCAATCTATGAATGAATAGACCAGCCAGATATACTAATCTCTTTGATCCCTCCGTCGTCGCCTATAAATTCTAGCCTACACAAACACAAAtaaccaaaaaaatattattgcttGAATATCTCCAACATCTATAAGCTCTTGCTATATTTCCACCACAAGAACACAA of the Daucus carota subsp. sativus chromosome 4, DH1 v3.0, whole genome shotgun sequence genome contains:
- the LOC108218783 gene encoding calmodulin binding protein PICBP; protein product: MSLQDRKAKDRISQDPESRDVSKEVKGKRMTYKSPVPRRLNGSNRASTEPKIMLKKIRSIKLYKLYGLKRRGTSQLDWKSTDSSSNDFSDGKKYIEAKSGSEGESYSSSSGGSTASMTLSLHQKERKRESKSKKHACPSCFRPFDKDTKPILMDSSQQSLEEGSDALPDYATPNKGPKKQVQSPPSTSDSSFFSNESSEPSVTGSHFSQSKSAASSKKSLQTLTKSSSTRTGGNLRKKTSFKIKGSLVGKPPNIVQDLGLNRATCSSTLKDSKFPKQVELKPGQSESEIISAKKVCPYHHCSLHGHSHAPEPPQKRFLFRRRRTERTPKSIEPKGLSPDAVTSSGGKKKATQTGKTFSSTEPASAKSSHSTRSSHVKDHKTLDSSVTTITKPRIESYTGATLEKENATSDSCSVETKQHMSTSETEHTQLNGEEVHVSSAGIDIIAATMSGTTTDETSTLPQVLTSEDSAEATKDCMGVSSVSCCTSEELSASSEEKAGTSYRGAELITDSISPRDSKPSKENNFSPVIDEASNTQIKKNNHVSMWHMIHQQMVLGLAENQQVLPGLGEQQDNDDKTLPDTNNSQSRAEIFKSEMDAENQTQESKVLELRKIFAIKLVREAIEKILLPEVDDQTSDVMSITSEVVSDEEHPDKIHDGGEEQSISTPNEFTEHHLLENENKELGSNKSYDAKKSSLTEVTVSVSEDKTSKKSEKKALKGWSNLRKIVLLRRFVTELEKVKKFNPVQPRYLASEPASEAEKISLRRQMMGEKKNAEEWMLDYALRQVVSELAPTQKRKVALLVKAFETVVPPQEDQNIQVATPKQKIPTDLKDKEIKSNIYLNSDLQGGAPEFGAAELDIPRSVDGKTGSLVQSSATERNDELNQSDIVVPTLDTAHLKKLTADKEETIGQSRLEDIAPLDIPLHTDTSPASVANQEEKTQLYKQNVKMWHMIYRHVVSGIAEKIGTQLLDVDGEDGGEEIGEGNELLDGDSSSPMKTDQYDTKENHDTNHKNVEFSRSDALKLVQEAVDEILLPDIQDDSSDSKSIASDTLPDQELINKHQGDVDVPGIIKINETAEDSFIDGVRSSEESGVSLNQENEASPAGDINIQVDERAASFVKTNLLQQKSKNWSKLKKLILLKRSIKALENFRKLKPKPSQHMPLTSDPEEEKVNLKQQMTDERKKAEQWMLDYAVQHIVTKLTPARKRRVAMLVEAFEAVVPLPEV